In Paraburkholderia phytofirmans OLGA172, the genomic window TTAGCATGTTACCGTGACCATACCCGCATGAAAAGGGTCTCTGGTCCGTCCGACGACACGGGTTATCTCATTGCCTTGGGACGGGCGATCCGGACTCTCCGGAAAGAACGCGGCCTCTCCCAGGAGTCACTGGCGGACGCCGCCCATGTCGATAGAAGCCACATGGGTAAAATCGAGCGTGGCGAGCGCAATGTCACCATCCTGAATATCGTCCGGATCTGCTTCGCTCTCGATTGTCCTGCCTCGGAACTGCTCTTACAGGCCGAAAGCCAATTTCTCGCTCCATCGTCCCGATAGCCGAGTCGGCAGTGCCTCCGCTTGCCAGTCTGTCCGAAATCGTTCGTTTTCGTACAGGGTCGATACCTAGCGTTTACCCGCATTCAGCAACAATCCCTTCCTGACATCGGCCTTAATCTTAAGCACATGCTTACCTAGACTGTAGTCACTGATTTACGAACAGGGCTGTTCGTAGCAGGACCAAACAAAGTCTGGAGGTAAGTATCATGAAGTCCCTTATTCAAGCCGTTGTCGTTGCCGCTGCCCTTGCTGCTCCGGTTGCCGTGTTCGCCCAGTCGAACCAGCCTGTCACCCGTGCGCAGGTACGCGCCGAACTGGTCCAGCTCGAAAAGGCTGGCTACAACCCCGCCCGTGGCGAAGATCCCTATTACCCGGCCGACCTTCAGGCTGCTGAAGCCAAGGTGGCGGCGCAAAATGCGCAAACCGCAACGGCACAGGCTCGCGTAGCTGACA contains:
- a CDS encoding helix-turn-helix domain-containing protein gives rise to the protein MKRVSGPSDDTGYLIALGRAIRTLRKERGLSQESLADAAHVDRSHMGKIERGERNVTILNIVRICFALDCPASELLLQAESQFLAPSSR
- a CDS encoding DUF4148 domain-containing protein — translated: MKSLIQAVVVAAALAAPVAVFAQSNQPVTRAQVRAELVQLEKAGYNPARGEDPYYPADLQAAEAKVAAQNAQTATAQARVADTSGVGGVMSGSSASGAPAVANGPRSLYSGH